The Corallococcus soli genome has a window encoding:
- a CDS encoding serine/threonine-protein kinase, with amino-acid sequence MALQAGDVFGRYELVSWLGRGGMAETWRAQLVGDAGVTKPVLIKKVLPEYADDEAFISMFISEARISATLSHGNVAQVFDFGRVDGEYFLAMEFVDGQPLHRVLKRAIKSGMAALPIPIAVFVVMEMCRGLHYAHSRTDGSGKPLGIVHRDISPDNVLLGYEGQVKIVDFGIAKAQLLRGFKTAPGVVKGKYLYFSPEQARGEDVDARTDVWATGVVLYELLCGKLPVEGPPHVVMMRVGRGEIPAPSVLRSDLPKELNDIVMKALTPNREHRFESSHAFEDALAGFLYSNYPRFSAMTIANLLRVLFRGDLAQEGRELSVPGSFLEEMKSWRESPVANKPPAPRPLEPPPTRPIPAAKAPVAKPAERTAIEASPALSPRVMLGLAAGGLLTVGACLWLLMEPPSSQHMATAPRPIPFRPAMPNARQVPKPPEVKVEAVEKESPQAAPTASAPPAATTVLGKEAEDVSGMVKYVYGAKDDQIEAAVDMANLCKEKYPNNPECRELLQFALSRSATSREARQREHELIQGPPRRRVESRPAPKRAPGPASWITEIQTQVAALNMQGRPQEALKVAQACVDTAPATPECHLMLGVLYAKVQALDMSRQHYERFLALAPADHPRRQRVADILSDSRKAPATGSGLE; translated from the coding sequence ATGGCACTGCAAGCAGGCGACGTCTTCGGGCGGTACGAGTTGGTGTCCTGGCTGGGCCGGGGCGGCATGGCGGAGACGTGGCGCGCGCAGTTGGTGGGAGACGCGGGTGTCACCAAGCCCGTCCTCATCAAGAAGGTCCTCCCCGAGTACGCGGACGATGAGGCCTTCATCTCCATGTTCATCAGCGAGGCGCGCATCTCCGCCACGCTCTCCCACGGCAACGTCGCCCAGGTCTTCGACTTCGGCCGGGTGGACGGTGAGTACTTCCTCGCCATGGAGTTCGTGGACGGCCAGCCCCTCCACCGTGTCCTCAAGCGCGCCATCAAGAGCGGCATGGCCGCCCTGCCCATCCCCATCGCGGTCTTCGTCGTAATGGAGATGTGCCGGGGGCTGCACTACGCGCACTCGCGCACGGACGGCAGCGGCAAGCCCCTGGGCATCGTCCACCGCGACATCTCTCCGGACAACGTGCTGCTGGGCTACGAGGGCCAGGTCAAGATCGTCGACTTCGGCATCGCCAAGGCACAGCTCCTGCGGGGCTTCAAGACCGCACCCGGCGTGGTGAAGGGCAAGTACCTCTACTTCTCGCCGGAGCAGGCGCGCGGGGAGGACGTGGATGCGCGCACAGACGTCTGGGCCACCGGCGTCGTTCTGTATGAATTGCTGTGCGGCAAGCTGCCGGTGGAAGGCCCTCCGCACGTGGTGATGATGCGGGTGGGGCGGGGGGAGATCCCTGCCCCCAGCGTGCTCCGGTCGGACCTGCCCAAGGAGCTGAACGACATCGTGATGAAGGCGCTGACCCCGAACCGGGAGCACCGCTTTGAATCCAGCCATGCCTTCGAGGATGCGCTGGCGGGGTTTCTGTATTCGAACTACCCGCGCTTCTCCGCGATGACCATCGCGAACCTGCTGCGCGTGCTCTTCCGGGGCGACCTGGCCCAGGAGGGCCGCGAACTCTCGGTGCCGGGCTCCTTCCTGGAGGAGATGAAGTCCTGGCGTGAATCCCCGGTGGCGAACAAGCCCCCTGCCCCGCGCCCCTTGGAGCCGCCTCCAACCCGGCCCATCCCCGCCGCGAAAGCCCCTGTCGCGAAACCGGCTGAGCGCACTGCGATCGAAGCATCACCGGCCCTCTCGCCCAGGGTCATGCTGGGGTTGGCCGCGGGCGGCCTGCTGACCGTGGGAGCCTGCCTCTGGCTCTTGATGGAGCCGCCTTCGTCCCAGCACATGGCCACGGCTCCGCGACCCATTCCCTTCCGCCCTGCGATGCCCAACGCCAGGCAGGTTCCCAAACCGCCCGAGGTGAAGGTCGAGGCGGTCGAGAAAGAGAGCCCGCAGGCCGCGCCCACGGCCAGCGCCCCCCCGGCAGCCACCACTGTCCTGGGCAAGGAAGCGGAAGATGTCAGCGGGATGGTGAAATACGTCTACGGGGCCAAGGATGATCAGATCGAAGCCGCCGTCGACATGGCAAATCTTTGCAAGGAGAAGTACCCCAACAACCCAGAATGCCGTGAGCTGTTGCAATTCGCCCTGTCCAGATCTGCCACTTCGAGAGAGGCACGGCAGCGCGAGCACGAGCTCATCCAGGGACCTCCCCGGAGACGGGTCGAAAGCCGGCCAGCTCCCAAGAGAGCCCCGGGGCCCGCCAGTTGGATCACCGAAATACAAACTCAAGTCGCAGCGCTCAACATGCAAGGAAGACCCCAGGAGGCGCTCAAAGTTGCCCAGGCCTGCGTGGACACGGCTCCCGCCACCCCGGAATGCCATCTCATGCTTGGCGTCCTCTATGCCAAGGTCCAGGCCTTGGATATGAGCAGACAACACTACGAACGGTTCCTGGCGCTCGCCCCTGCGGATCACCCCAGGAGACAGCGCGTCGCCGACATCCTCAGCGACTCCCGAAAAGCGCCTGCCACTGGCAGTGGGCTGGAGTAG
- a CDS encoding serine/threonine protein kinase, giving the protein MALQTGDVFGRYELVSWLGRGGMAETWRAQLVGDAGVTKPVLIKKVLPEYANDEAFISMFISEARISATLSHGNVAQVFDFGRVDGEYFLAMEFVDGQPLHRVLKRAIKSGMAALPAPVAVFIAMEMCRGLHYAHSRTDGSGKALGIVHRDISPDNVLLGYEGQVKIVDFGIAKAQLLRGFKTAPGVVKGKYLFFSPEQARGEDVDARTDVWATGVVLYELLCGKLPVEGPPHVVMMRVGRGEIPAPSVLRPDLPSELNGIVMKALTPDREQRFESSHAFGDALAGFLYSNYPRFSAMTIANLLRVLFRGDLAQEGRELSVPGSFLEEMKSWREPTAPREATAPIPVEHRETRRVRAVKPPVTQTTEPHEYAATPGLSRRAMQSLTAGGLLTVGACLWILLDPRSAPHVVAAPPPIPFRPPVTDKGPTPAPAPASPKPSEEKVAVATPPAERIEEPATSPPETGVKQSTTASDDNDRRFKDIHTEAYYLVKLRRYEEALRVAKRCEKNDSQNPDCQLLLGYIHAKVSDFEKSEQHYVNFLKLAPQDHLQRARVIHIMNFKKSEP; this is encoded by the coding sequence ATGGCACTGCAAACAGGCGACGTCTTCGGAAGGTATGAGCTGGTGTCCTGGCTGGGCCGGGGCGGCATGGCGGAGACGTGGCGCGCGCAACTGGTGGGGGACGCAGGCGTCACCAAGCCCGTCCTCATCAAGAAGGTCCTCCCGGAGTACGCCAACGACGAGGCCTTCATCTCCATGTTCATCAGCGAGGCGCGCATCTCCGCCACGCTCTCCCATGGCAACGTCGCCCAGGTCTTCGACTTCGGCCGGGTGGACGGTGAGTACTTCCTCGCCATGGAGTTCGTGGACGGTCAGCCCCTCCACCGCGTCCTCAAGCGCGCCATCAAGAGCGGCATGGCCGCCCTTCCTGCCCCGGTGGCGGTCTTCATCGCGATGGAGATGTGCCGGGGGCTGCACTACGCGCACTCGCGCACGGATGGCAGCGGCAAGGCCCTGGGCATAGTCCACCGCGACATCTCTCCGGACAATGTGCTGCTGGGCTACGAGGGCCAGGTCAAGATCGTCGACTTCGGCATCGCCAAGGCGCAGCTGCTGCGGGGCTTCAAGACCGCGCCCGGCGTGGTGAAGGGCAAGTACCTCTTCTTCTCGCCGGAGCAGGCGCGCGGGGAGGACGTGGATGCGCGCACAGACGTCTGGGCCACCGGCGTCGTTCTGTATGAATTGCTGTGCGGCAAGCTGCCGGTGGAAGGTCCTCCGCACGTAGTGATGATGCGGGTGGGGCGGGGGGAAATCCCTGCCCCCAGCGTGCTCCGGCCGGACCTGCCCAGCGAGCTGAACGGAATCGTGATGAAGGCACTGACCCCGGACCGGGAGCAGCGCTTTGAATCCAGCCATGCCTTCGGGGACGCGCTGGCGGGGTTTCTGTATTCGAACTACCCGCGCTTCTCCGCGATGACCATCGCGAACCTGTTGCGCGTGCTCTTCCGGGGCGACTTGGCCCAGGAGGGCCGCGAACTCTCGGTGCCGGGCTCCTTCCTGGAGGAGATGAAGTCCTGGCGTGAACCGACGGCGCCAAGGGAAGCCACCGCACCGATTCCAGTGGAGCACCGTGAAACGCGACGGGTCCGAGCCGTCAAACCGCCGGTCACGCAGACGACCGAGCCACACGAGTACGCAGCAACGCCCGGCTTGTCACGACGGGCAATGCAAAGCCTGACCGCGGGAGGGCTGCTGACTGTGGGCGCATGTCTCTGGATTCTGCTGGATCCGCGTTCAGCTCCACATGTCGTCGCAGCGCCACCGCCCATTCCCTTCCGCCCTCCGGTGACTGACAAGGGGCCCACTCCTGCGCCTGCGCCCGCCTCGCCGAAGCCAAGCGAGGAGAAGGTCGCGGTGGCAACTCCCCCGGCTGAGCGCATTGAAGAACCAGCCACATCACCGCCAGAAACTGGCGTCAAGCAATCGACCACAGCATCCGACGACAATGATCGTCGATTCAAAGATATACATACCGAAGCCTATTATCTGGTCAAATTGAGAAGATACGAAGAGGCACTAAGGGTTGCCAAACGCTGCGAGAAAAACGACTCACAGAATCCGGACTGTCAGCTCCTTCTGGGCTACATCCACGCAAAGGTGAGTGACTTCGAAAAAAGCGAGCAGCACTATGTGAATTTCTTGAAGCTAGCGCCTCAGGATCACCTGCAGAGAGCTCGCGTCATCCACATAATGAATTTCAAGAAATCCGAGCCCTGA
- a CDS encoding serine/threonine protein kinase, whose translation MALQVGDAFGRYELVSWLSRGGMAETWRAQLVGAAGVTKPVLIKKVLPEYADDEAFISMFISEARISATLSHGNVAQVFDFGRVDGEYFLAMEFVDGQPLHRVLKRAIKSGMAALPVPVAVFVAMEMCRGLHYAHSRTDGSGTPLDIVHRDISPDNVLLGYEGQVKIVDFGIAKAKLLRGVRTEPGVVKGKYLYFSPEQARGEDVDARTDVWATGVVLYELLCGKLPVEGPPHVVMTRVGRGEIPAPSVLRPDLPSELNDIVMKALAPDREQRFESSHEFAEALAGFLYANHSRFSSLSIANLLRVLFRGDLEQQGRQLAVPGTFQQEMKSWGAASLAPAPTARPPQEGIQTQRMARAAKPPDTALTETTRPPPPVPPASSGASRKLLMGVSAGGGLLAAGAGLWFLLGPMPPPAAVASQPAPAPRIAVAHEPPTPVPAPAPASPEVKEAVAEAPTDAPTDAPEVARPSPAPRKTTAKPGRTAQRPQAAEPAATQEVSAPVAIVTASAVPTAPAPVTEPEPEPEPEPRAPEAKKSVFDLVKSKKDEVEQKVSGLIKTKQQEVQFKVSGLVQNRQYEAALEAANDCAANNPHMPECQLMLGDIHGKLNRRAESEKHYAKFLALAPAAHPQRARVVEFLGNASKDASATRTPE comes from the coding sequence ATGGCACTTCAAGTGGGGGACGCGTTCGGGCGGTATGAGCTGGTGTCCTGGCTGAGCCGGGGCGGCATGGCGGAGACGTGGCGCGCGCAGCTGGTGGGCGCCGCCGGGGTGACCAAGCCGGTCCTCATCAAGAAGGTCCTCCCCGAGTACGCGGACGACGAGGCCTTCATCTCCATGTTCATCAGCGAGGCGCGCATCTCCGCCACGCTCTCCCATGGCAACGTCGCCCAGGTCTTCGACTTCGGCCGCGTGGACGGCGAGTACTTCCTCGCCATGGAGTTCGTGGACGGCCAGCCCCTCCACCGTGTCCTCAAGCGCGCCATCAAGAGTGGCATGGCCGCCCTGCCCGTTCCCGTCGCGGTCTTCGTCGCGATGGAGATGTGCCGGGGGCTGCACTACGCGCACTCGCGCACGGACGGCAGCGGCACGCCGCTGGACATCGTCCACCGCGACATCTCTCCGGACAACGTGCTGCTGGGCTACGAGGGCCAGGTCAAGATCGTCGACTTCGGTATCGCCAAGGCCAAGCTCCTGCGGGGCGTCAGGACGGAGCCTGGCGTGGTGAAGGGCAAGTACCTCTACTTCTCGCCGGAGCAGGCGCGCGGGGAGGACGTGGATGCGCGCACGGACGTCTGGGCCACCGGCGTCGTTCTGTATGAATTGCTGTGCGGCAAGCTGCCGGTGGAAGGTCCTCCGCATGTAGTGATGACGCGGGTGGGACGCGGCGAGATTCCTGCCCCCAGCGTGCTCCGGCCGGACCTGCCCAGCGAGCTGAACGACATCGTGATGAAGGCGCTGGCCCCGGACCGGGAGCAGCGCTTCGAATCCAGTCACGAGTTCGCGGAGGCGCTTGCGGGCTTCCTGTATGCGAACCATTCGCGCTTCTCCTCGCTGAGCATCGCGAACCTGCTGCGGGTGCTGTTCCGGGGAGACCTGGAGCAGCAGGGCCGGCAGCTGGCGGTACCGGGGACCTTCCAGCAGGAGATGAAGTCGTGGGGTGCGGCCTCCCTCGCGCCAGCTCCCACGGCGCGGCCTCCCCAGGAAGGGATCCAGACCCAGCGCATGGCGCGGGCCGCGAAGCCTCCCGATACAGCCCTCACGGAGACGACCCGGCCGCCTCCGCCCGTCCCGCCAGCGTCCTCCGGTGCATCGCGCAAGCTGCTCATGGGCGTGAGCGCGGGAGGAGGGCTGCTCGCGGCGGGGGCCGGCCTCTGGTTCCTGCTGGGCCCCATGCCCCCGCCAGCCGCTGTGGCATCCCAGCCCGCACCCGCTCCCCGCATCGCCGTGGCCCACGAACCACCCACGCCCGTCCCCGCCCCTGCCCCCGCGAGCCCGGAGGTGAAGGAAGCGGTGGCCGAGGCCCCGACCGACGCGCCCACCGACGCGCCGGAGGTAGCGCGTCCTTCGCCCGCGCCCCGGAAGACCACCGCGAAGCCGGGCCGTACGGCACAACGCCCCCAGGCCGCTGAGCCCGCGGCCACGCAGGAGGTCAGTGCTCCGGTGGCCATCGTCACGGCCAGCGCGGTCCCCACGGCCCCCGCGCCCGTCACCGAGCCCGAGCCCGAGCCCGAGCCCGAGCCCAGGGCTCCCGAGGCGAAGAAGAGCGTCTTCGATCTGGTGAAGTCCAAGAAGGACGAGGTCGAGCAGAAGGTCTCTGGGCTGATCAAGACCAAGCAACAGGAGGTCCAGTTCAAGGTGTCCGGGCTCGTCCAGAACCGGCAATACGAAGCAGCACTGGAAGCAGCCAACGACTGCGCGGCGAACAACCCCCACATGCCGGAGTGCCAGCTCATGCTCGGGGACATCCACGGCAAGCTCAACCGCCGGGCAGAGAGCGAAAAGCACTACGCGAAGTTCCTGGCGCTGGCTCCAGCGGCCCATCCGCAGCGGGCGCGCGTCGTCGAGTTCCTCGGCAACGCCAGCAAGGACGCCAGCGCGACCCGGACACCGGAATGA
- a CDS encoding glycoside hydrolase family protein translates to MRRPRFVPTLSLAFLLSPLLACDPAGGQSQTEDPAPVATKSAKRGIAYGYHSADDLKALSPGMSWWYNWSPRPEAGAASVYTSESVSFVPMAWGGTPNADQLASEIPAGAKYLLGFNEPNFLSQANKTPRQAAALWPVLEEVARRKQLKLVSPAVNYCGDCVTEDGVKFTDPVVYLDAFFKACQGCQVDAIAIHWYACDLGALKWYVDRFKKYDKPLWLTEFACGDRPHSEITVDVQKKYMVDAITWLEAEPSVERYSWFSGRNDEIPSINLLGRSGELTELGRLYVTLPAGTSTQAP, encoded by the coding sequence ATGCGCCGCCCCCGGTTCGTCCCGACGCTGTCCCTGGCCTTCCTGCTGTCGCCCCTCCTCGCGTGCGACCCCGCGGGTGGGCAATCCCAGACAGAGGATCCGGCCCCTGTCGCCACGAAGAGCGCGAAGCGCGGCATCGCCTATGGCTACCACTCGGCCGACGACCTGAAGGCGCTCTCCCCGGGCATGAGCTGGTGGTACAACTGGTCCCCCCGCCCCGAGGCCGGCGCCGCGAGCGTCTACACCTCCGAGTCCGTCTCCTTCGTGCCCATGGCCTGGGGCGGCACCCCCAACGCGGATCAGCTCGCGTCCGAAATCCCAGCGGGCGCGAAGTACCTGCTGGGCTTCAACGAGCCCAACTTCCTGAGCCAGGCGAACAAGACGCCCCGCCAGGCCGCGGCGCTCTGGCCCGTGCTGGAGGAGGTGGCGCGGCGCAAGCAGCTCAAGCTGGTGTCCCCGGCGGTGAACTACTGCGGAGACTGCGTCACGGAGGACGGCGTCAAGTTCACCGACCCGGTGGTCTACCTGGATGCCTTCTTCAAGGCGTGCCAGGGCTGCCAGGTGGATGCCATCGCCATCCACTGGTACGCGTGCGACCTGGGCGCGCTCAAGTGGTACGTGGACCGGTTCAAGAAGTACGACAAGCCCCTCTGGCTGACGGAGTTCGCCTGCGGCGACCGTCCCCATTCGGAGATCACCGTCGATGTGCAGAAGAAGTACATGGTGGACGCCATCACCTGGCTGGAGGCGGAGCCCAGCGTCGAGCGCTACTCCTGGTTCTCCGGGCGCAACGACGAGATCCCCTCCATCAACCTGCTGGGACGCTCCGGAGAGCTGACCGAGCTGGGCCGCCTCTACGTCACGCTGCCCGCCGGCACCTCGACGCAGGCCCCCTGA
- a CDS encoding MBL fold metallo-hydrolase, giving the protein MPTVSASARLAGQRLERSRASRQFGGQGFRNTAPVGPGLQGNPLPLLGEYFFGATQRTPPGPLPVDDPRGTWARAPDTGLRVTWLGHSTMLLEVDGARVLTDPVFGDRASPVAFAGPRRFHAPPVPLEALPDLDAVLVSHDHYDHLCRSTIQALAKRRVPFITALGVGQHLEAFGVAPELITELDWWEHHRVGPVGFTAAPSQHFSGRGLGDRNKTLWASWVLTTDKHRLFFSGDTGLTTEFEEIGRRHGPFDLVMLEVGAFHPSWGGIHLGPENALKAHAMLGGGTLMPVHWGTFNLALHAWDEPAETLVRLATEQQVRLFTPGLGRGLEPSRVEGVTPWWRDVGERRLVPQPAP; this is encoded by the coding sequence ATGCCGACCGTCAGCGCCAGCGCACGCCTCGCGGGACAACGCCTTGAACGCAGCCGGGCCTCCCGCCAGTTCGGAGGCCAGGGCTTCCGCAACACCGCCCCCGTGGGGCCCGGGCTCCAGGGCAACCCGCTGCCGCTGCTGGGGGAGTACTTCTTCGGCGCGACGCAGCGCACGCCGCCCGGCCCGCTCCCGGTGGACGACCCGCGCGGCACCTGGGCCCGCGCGCCGGACACCGGCCTGCGCGTCACCTGGCTGGGGCACAGCACGATGCTGCTGGAGGTGGACGGCGCGCGCGTGCTCACCGACCCCGTCTTCGGCGACCGGGCCTCGCCCGTGGCCTTCGCGGGCCCCCGGCGCTTCCACGCCCCGCCCGTGCCCCTGGAGGCGCTGCCGGACCTGGACGCGGTGCTGGTGTCGCACGACCACTACGACCACCTGTGCCGGAGCACCATCCAGGCGCTGGCGAAGCGGCGGGTGCCGTTCATCACCGCGCTGGGCGTGGGACAGCACCTGGAGGCCTTCGGCGTCGCGCCGGAGCTCATCACCGAACTGGACTGGTGGGAGCACCACCGCGTCGGGCCGGTGGGCTTCACCGCCGCGCCCTCGCAGCACTTCTCCGGCCGGGGCCTGGGGGACCGCAACAAGACGCTGTGGGCGTCGTGGGTGCTCACCACCGACAAGCACCGGCTGTTCTTCAGCGGCGACACCGGCCTCACCACGGAGTTCGAGGAGATCGGCCGCAGGCATGGCCCCTTCGACCTGGTGATGCTGGAGGTGGGCGCCTTCCACCCGAGCTGGGGCGGCATCCACCTGGGCCCGGAGAACGCGCTCAAGGCGCACGCGATGCTGGGCGGCGGCACGCTGATGCCGGTGCACTGGGGCACCTTCAACCTGGCGCTGCACGCGTGGGACGAACCCGCGGAGACGCTGGTGCGGCTGGCCACGGAGCAGCAGGTGCGCCTGTTCACGCCGGGCCTGGGCAGGGGCCTGGAGCCCTCGCGCGTGGAGGGCGTGACGCCGTGGTGGCGCGACGTGGGCGAGCGCCGGCTCGTGCCGCAGCCGGCGCCGTAA
- a CDS encoding ELWxxDGT repeat protein, producing the protein MGWRGGWVVSLLVVGVGCGGDLPDEGAPTGLAQEPTLAPESPVTQEAFCPPTAAATQRVKTILPPSELGIPRFAAAPNNFEDFQGVLHFAVNYEDGRRALWRSTGTDAGTTEVRSFPVTTGGFGATVNSLTATPSQLFFQAPDATRGQELWVSNGTTAGTRLVKDLTPGVEGSFLTHLTAVGNDVVFFREVFDEVASATRFELWRSDGTDAGTVRLRDFGTTVDVSFLDARVGGALLFFVREQAGATSLWRTNGTASGTVQLRRLDAGPDTYPIDLRASGTLALFSLQESSGLTELWKSDGTAGGTVRLASFGASRAVRILGALGTSAYVTTTSFSTQYMVIYRVPLAGGNPTPVVTLPNDFAAQGAAFPSIGAVSSAPGGRRIYFAVNIGSDGPAPRDTQLWVTNGTAAGTTLLRRPLSLSDEYGSPVYAVADNLVYFSAPDSDGDNIEPWVSNGTAAGTRRLKDIAPPTVGGTSYPRDFLRVGDRVYFSAFDETEAGQLWSSALSNTCVAPEEAL; encoded by the coding sequence ATGGGTTGGCGCGGCGGGTGGGTGGTCTCTTTGCTGGTGGTGGGGGTGGGCTGCGGCGGGGACCTTCCGGACGAAGGGGCGCCGACGGGACTCGCACAGGAGCCCACCCTGGCGCCGGAGTCGCCCGTGACGCAGGAGGCCTTCTGCCCTCCCACGGCGGCGGCCACCCAGCGGGTGAAGACGATCCTCCCGCCCTCGGAGCTGGGCATCCCCCGCTTCGCGGCGGCGCCGAACAACTTCGAGGACTTCCAGGGCGTGCTCCACTTCGCGGTGAACTACGAGGACGGCCGCCGCGCCCTCTGGAGGAGCACCGGCACCGACGCGGGCACCACGGAGGTGAGGAGCTTCCCCGTCACCACCGGCGGCTTCGGCGCCACGGTGAACAGCCTCACGGCCACGCCCTCCCAGCTCTTCTTCCAGGCCCCGGACGCGACGCGCGGCCAGGAGCTGTGGGTGAGCAACGGCACGACCGCCGGCACCCGGCTCGTCAAGGACCTGACGCCGGGCGTGGAGGGTTCGTTCCTGACGCACCTGACGGCGGTGGGCAACGACGTCGTCTTCTTCCGGGAGGTCTTCGACGAGGTCGCCTCCGCCACGCGCTTCGAGCTGTGGCGGTCGGACGGCACGGACGCGGGCACGGTGCGCCTGCGCGACTTCGGGACGACCGTGGACGTGAGCTTCCTGGATGCCCGCGTCGGCGGGGCGCTGCTCTTCTTCGTGCGCGAGCAGGCGGGCGCCACCAGCCTCTGGCGCACGAACGGCACCGCCTCCGGCACCGTGCAGCTGAGGCGGCTGGACGCGGGCCCGGACACCTATCCCATCGACCTGCGCGCCTCCGGGACGCTCGCCCTGTTCTCGCTGCAGGAGAGCTCGGGCCTGACGGAGCTGTGGAAGTCGGACGGCACGGCGGGCGGCACGGTGCGGCTGGCGTCCTTCGGCGCCTCGCGCGCGGTGCGCATCCTGGGCGCGCTGGGCACGTCCGCGTACGTGACGACCACGTCGTTCAGCACCCAGTACATGGTCATCTACCGCGTCCCGCTCGCGGGCGGGAACCCGACGCCCGTCGTCACCCTGCCCAATGACTTCGCGGCGCAGGGCGCGGCGTTCCCCAGCATCGGCGCGGTGAGCAGCGCCCCGGGGGGCAGGCGGATCTACTTCGCCGTCAACATCGGCAGCGACGGCCCGGCGCCCCGGGACACCCAGCTCTGGGTGACGAACGGCACCGCCGCGGGCACGACGCTGCTGCGCCGTCCGCTCAGCCTGTCGGACGAGTACGGCTCGCCGGTGTACGCGGTGGCGGACAACCTCGTGTACTTCAGCGCCCCGGACTCGGACGGGGACAACATCGAGCCCTGGGTGAGCAACGGAACGGCGGCGGGGACGCGCCGGCTCAAGGACATCGCCCCGCCCACCGTCGGGGGGACGTCCTACCCGCGTGACTTCCTCCGCGTGGGCGACCGCGTCTACTTCAGCGCCTTCGACGAGACGGAGGCCGGCCAGCTCTGGTCCTCCGCGCTGAGCAACACCTGCGTGGCGCCGGAGGAGGCCCTGTAG
- a CDS encoding TAXI family TRAP transporter solute-binding subunit codes for MKTDSLKAQLKRTLRRDLWIAIVPAVLVIAVAFAVTFYFVKPAPPKTLVMALAPDEGGFGYMAKRYQKFLAQHGVTLELRPTKGSVSSVGLLDVEDSGVDIAFAQSGTTGGKGQEVSEHVVSLGSLSYVPLWVFYRGERLEDVRDLAGKRIAVGPEESGTRSLAMTLLKANRADAAPTQLLPLDRDAAIDALKNGTVDAVFLVSPAESPRIQKLAAVKDVRLLSFTRAEAYTRRYPYLSRHVLPRGVFDFATDVPDHDVQLLAPNALLVARDSLHPALAYLLMRAASEVSGTAGILDKTGEFPAPLAAGFPLSSEAKRYYASGVPLLQRYLPFWAANLVDRLWVMLVPIIAVVVPLMRAVPAVFLWRVRSRIFRWYARLKEIEIQLEEDPDQEMLQGMLKRLEEAEREVNRIAVPLAYQENLYFFREHLDIVRRRLTRRLADAHGHEHEHKDPPLQMPA; via the coding sequence ATGAAGACGGATTCGTTGAAAGCGCAGCTCAAGCGCACTTTGCGGCGCGACCTGTGGATCGCCATCGTCCCCGCGGTGCTCGTCATCGCGGTCGCGTTCGCGGTGACGTTCTATTTCGTCAAACCCGCGCCGCCCAAGACGCTGGTGATGGCGCTGGCGCCGGACGAAGGCGGCTTCGGCTACATGGCGAAGCGCTACCAGAAGTTCCTCGCGCAGCACGGGGTGACGCTGGAGCTGCGCCCCACGAAGGGCTCCGTCAGCAGTGTGGGCCTGCTGGACGTGGAAGACAGCGGTGTGGACATCGCCTTCGCCCAGAGCGGCACGACGGGCGGCAAGGGCCAGGAGGTGTCCGAGCACGTGGTGTCGCTGGGCAGCCTCTCCTACGTGCCACTCTGGGTCTTCTACCGGGGCGAGCGCCTGGAGGACGTGCGCGACCTCGCCGGCAAGCGCATCGCGGTGGGGCCGGAGGAGAGCGGCACGCGGTCGCTGGCGATGACGCTGTTGAAGGCGAACCGCGCGGACGCGGCGCCCACGCAGCTGCTGCCGCTGGACCGGGACGCGGCCATCGACGCGCTGAAGAATGGCACCGTGGACGCGGTGTTCCTGGTGTCCCCGGCGGAGTCCCCGCGCATCCAGAAGCTGGCGGCGGTGAAGGACGTGCGCCTCTTGAGCTTCACGCGCGCGGAGGCGTACACGCGCCGCTACCCGTACCTGTCACGCCATGTGCTGCCCCGCGGCGTGTTCGACTTCGCGACGGACGTGCCGGACCATGACGTGCAACTGCTCGCGCCCAACGCGCTGCTCGTGGCGCGTGACTCGCTGCACCCGGCGCTCGCCTATCTCCTGATGCGCGCGGCCAGCGAGGTCTCCGGCACGGCGGGCATCCTGGACAAGACGGGGGAGTTCCCCGCGCCGCTCGCCGCGGGCTTCCCGCTGAGCAGCGAGGCGAAGCGCTACTACGCGTCCGGCGTGCCGCTCCTGCAGCGCTACCTGCCGTTCTGGGCGGCGAACCTGGTGGACCGGCTGTGGGTGATGCTGGTGCCCATCATCGCGGTGGTGGTGCCGCTGATGCGCGCGGTGCCGGCGGTGTTCCTCTGGCGGGTGCGCTCGCGCATCTTCCGCTGGTACGCACGCCTGAAGGAGATTGAGATCCAGCTGGAGGAGGACCCGGATCAGGAGATGCTCCAGGGCATGCTCAAGCGGCTGGAGGAGGCGGAGCGCGAGGTGAACCGCATCGCGGTGCCGCTCGCCTACCAGGAGAACCTGTACTTCTTCCGCGAACACCTGGACATCGTGCGCCGCCGCCTCACCCGCAGGCTCGCCGACGCGCACGGGCACGAGCACGAGCACAAGGACCCGCCGCTCCAGATGCCCGCCTGA
- a CDS encoding TerB family tellurite resistance protein — protein sequence MSTLTPPDSRFHIEVIKLLLQVATSDERVTREEIDQIIDTARGFSVPLTELSILTRCLQEGRPLPPPNLGVLREDPKAVLQAVHDLVAGDGQVHASEIEMVRQIRELLGISP from the coding sequence ATGAGCACCCTGACGCCCCCTGACTCCCGCTTCCACATCGAGGTCATCAAGCTGCTGCTCCAGGTGGCGACCAGCGACGAACGCGTCACCCGCGAGGAGATCGATCAAATCATCGACACCGCGCGCGGCTTCAGCGTCCCCCTGACGGAGCTCAGCATCCTCACCCGCTGCCTCCAGGAGGGAAGGCCGCTGCCGCCCCCGAACCTGGGCGTGCTGCGCGAGGACCCGAAGGCCGTCCTCCAGGCCGTGCACGACCTGGTCGCCGGGGACGGACAGGTCCACGCGTCCGAAATCGAGATGGTCCGTCAGATTCGGGAGCTGCTCGGCATCTCCCCCTGA